The following coding sequences lie in one Capnocytophaga stomatis genomic window:
- a CDS encoding lipocalin-like domain-containing protein, which translates to MKKILTFVVAILAVSLYSCGKDDKKNDAPNPLIGEWALQSQSEGGKEFKEECQEYTYFLFTEKDVELHRFKKEGSVCTDKFESKVPYTISNNQIHGEANGQKTSIPFSVKDDILTITLGSVTQIYKKNARKVMP; encoded by the coding sequence ATGAAAAAAATTTTAACTTTTGTAGTAGCTATTTTGGCAGTTTCCCTGTATTCTTGTGGGAAAGATGACAAGAAAAATGATGCACCAAATCCGCTAATTGGCGAGTGGGCGTTACAATCACAATCAGAAGGTGGTAAAGAGTTTAAGGAAGAATGTCAAGAGTACACCTATTTTCTTTTTACTGAAAAAGATGTTGAACTTCACCGATTTAAAAAAGAGGGAAGCGTTTGTACAGATAAATTTGAAAGTAAAGTCCCTTACACTATTTCAAATAATCAAATTCATGGCGAAGCTAATGGGCAAAAGACAAGTATACCTTTTTCAGTTAAAGATGATATTTTAACGATTACGTTAGGTTCTGTTACTCAAATCTACAAAAAAAATGCTCGTAAGGTAATGCCTTAA
- a CDS encoding fibronectin type III domain-containing protein, translating to MIPFRCILITILMLSTEIFSQETASLQLVKETQSDAICLRWAVDAPLAWQKSNTIGFRLERFTVLRDGKLLSAPERLDLGTFMVPKLEAWQSLVEQNDNAAIVAQAIYGEDFQVEISSNQSAIEGIVNKAKEVEQRFSFALMAADLDFEVARFAGWGYVDKQVKKNEKYFYKIHLLPNEKLSLEAGSVMASLQEYEPLPVPLDFNAFFQDQKVLLTWDYKTLSSLYSYYFLEKAEGKTDFKPVSELPVVNMNQGANASSMVYIDSLSQNDKEFSYRLRGKTIFGSYSPYTEVVSGKGIKSLSIAAQLSKIQAITDNQYRIVWNFPKENENEITHFALLHSANDREYRIVKDEISVAERSVVHSPPTSSNYYKIRTFGRDGSQQDSFAMLVQPEDDTPPIEVQQLIGNIDSLGIVRLQWKANTEADLMGYYLFRAFQKEEEMMRITGSHITDTHFTDTLSLKNLNEKIFYAVTAIDFRKNESARSEILQLTKPDKIPPSTPIFTGYMQEKNHWKITWRQSFDDDVTHYHLYRKEKEATQWHKIHSEKHSHQESYTYKEPATLSGTFVYSLRAEDRSGNFSEYAPVIHIHHKPLTDTRVLRGLNSRVGQGKIELRWDKLKVTISEIVIYKAIKGEKPTLWRSFSQPVTSVEDTDIAPETTYQYLIKVILQDQSPTSTEKIEVFVKEIGGI from the coding sequence ATGATACCGTTTAGATGCATACTTATTACGATTTTGATGCTCAGCACTGAAATTTTTTCCCAAGAAACAGCATCATTACAGTTAGTTAAGGAAACCCAAAGTGATGCCATTTGTTTGCGATGGGCGGTGGATGCTCCCCTTGCTTGGCAGAAATCCAATACGATAGGTTTTCGGCTGGAACGCTTTACCGTTTTACGTGACGGAAAGTTGCTGTCCGCTCCTGAGCGATTGGATTTGGGAACTTTTATGGTACCTAAGCTCGAAGCGTGGCAATCACTGGTGGAACAAAACGATAATGCCGCCATTGTAGCACAGGCTATCTATGGGGAAGATTTTCAGGTAGAAATCAGTTCCAACCAAAGTGCCATCGAAGGGATTGTAAACAAAGCCAAAGAGGTGGAACAGCGTTTTTCCTTTGCCTTAATGGCTGCCGATTTGGATTTTGAGGTGGCTCGGTTTGCGGGTTGGGGGTATGTGGACAAGCAGGTCAAAAAAAACGAGAAATATTTTTATAAAATTCATCTGCTCCCCAACGAAAAGCTCTCCCTTGAAGCAGGAAGCGTTATGGCAAGTTTGCAGGAGTACGAACCGCTTCCCGTTCCGCTTGATTTTAATGCTTTTTTTCAAGACCAAAAGGTACTTCTTACGTGGGATTATAAAACGTTGAGCAGTTTGTATAGCTATTATTTTTTGGAGAAAGCGGAAGGGAAAACGGATTTCAAGCCTGTTAGCGAACTTCCGGTGGTAAATATGAATCAAGGTGCTAATGCTTCTTCGATGGTTTATATTGATTCGCTTTCACAAAACGATAAAGAATTTTCATATCGTTTGCGGGGAAAAACCATTTTTGGAAGTTATAGCCCTTACACAGAAGTTGTAAGCGGAAAAGGTATCAAATCCCTCAGCATTGCAGCCCAACTTTCAAAAATACAAGCCATAACGGACAATCAATATCGCATTGTGTGGAATTTCCCGAAGGAAAACGAAAATGAAATCACACATTTTGCCTTATTACATTCTGCCAATGACAGAGAATATCGTATCGTGAAAGATGAGATTTCTGTTGCAGAACGAAGTGTAGTGCATTCACCTCCAACGTCTTCTAATTATTATAAGATACGAACCTTTGGCAGAGATGGCTCACAGCAAGATTCTTTTGCAATGCTTGTACAACCCGAAGATGACACGCCACCTATTGAAGTACAGCAACTTATCGGAAATATTGATTCTCTGGGGATTGTTCGTTTGCAATGGAAAGCCAACACCGAAGCCGATTTGATGGGGTATTATCTGTTTCGGGCCTTCCAAAAAGAAGAAGAAATGATGCGTATCACAGGCTCGCACATTACCGACACGCATTTTACCGATACGCTGTCGCTTAAAAATCTCAACGAAAAAATATTTTACGCTGTAACGGCGATTGATTTTCGCAAAAACGAATCCGCTCGCTCTGAAATTTTGCAACTGACCAAACCTGATAAAATTCCGCCTTCAACGCCGATTTTTACGGGGTATATGCAAGAGAAAAACCATTGGAAAATCACTTGGCGACAAAGTTTTGACGATGATGTAACCCATTATCATCTTTACCGAAAAGAAAAGGAGGCGACACAGTGGCACAAAATCCATTCCGAAAAACATAGCCATCAGGAAAGCTATACGTACAAAGAACCTGCAACCCTCTCAGGGACATTTGTGTATTCGCTTAGGGCAGAGGACAGAAGCGGTAATTTTTCAGAGTATGCTCCTGTGATTCACATTCATCACAAGCCACTGACCGATACTCGGGTGCTTCGTGGGCTTAATAGCCGTGTGGGGCAGGGAAAAATAGAACTTCGGTGGGATAAACTAAAAGTAACTATCAGTGAAATAGTGATCTACAAAGCTATTAAAGGTGAAAAACCAACCCTTTGGCGGAGTTTTTCCCAGCCTGTAACCTCAGTGGAAGACACCGACATAGCCCCCGAAACCACTTACCAATATCTGATAAAAGTAATCCTGCAAGACCAAAGCCCCACATCTACTGAGAAAATTGAGGTTTTTGTAAAAGAAATTGGAGGGATATAA
- a CDS encoding TonB-dependent receptor produces MKLRLLFFGLWFLLSALGFSQQIDLENIGSRTEETLKKNPFSISGSASASGVYTHSSENKQAIQNAPFLYFFSGNMNLGFYNWTIPFSYRFTNQGSKFDYQIPFKFNRLSLHPKYKWIQAHIGDVNMSFSPYTFNGLQFTGGGLELNPEKFPVKVSLMGGRLQKAIEYDGNPQTVPMYERWGYGTKLMYKSNDVEVGGIFFFAKDKPNSLEVFIPDEKKIYPLENQTYSLFGKYKPLHFVEVFGEYALSRFSYTNETPKNYAAYNTGINFLIGKTSVGLRYESVAPDYKTLGAYYFVNDMENITLNGSMHLFQGNVMISGSIGKQRDNLNGQKIKQSNQWVGSMNVSAKVNQSFTLTGSYSNFTMFTNKQTNPFEKLNNPQLYEQPQDSIRYRQVSQNVAVNLAYTLSENQQLTLNYTLNDVVNRENEIVRRGGISRFHNAGINYSLLFPNEKLSITPSLNYTHNWAAREKSQIFGPSILVTKSFFEDKLSASLGGNYSRSVGVHTQANTANIQLGAGYSPWKNHQFTLSAVQSFRNSQSQNDYQTGQESNISIGYTYRFDKTEIPLPKFKFKKKKARNKEKDTRSKEKDTRNKEKNNIKERKILSPEEKLEQDYRMFVFRCLQNLYRQAHQADGYLKSNLFAKKQQWDKEKTPQSEAEFRKAEQGYVNHLWMMQQLEGLTLQDVMEEKGLLQNFGQLHKEDIYKTLQKDITAKEKTDYISVLLADFYHKAFSQTKD; encoded by the coding sequence ATGAAATTAAGGCTTTTGTTTTTCGGATTATGGTTTTTGCTGAGTGCTTTGGGATTCTCCCAGCAGATAGATTTGGAGAATATCGGCAGCCGTACTGAAGAAACGCTCAAAAAGAATCCGTTTTCAATTTCAGGGAGTGCCTCTGCCAGTGGGGTTTACACTCATTCTTCGGAAAACAAACAGGCTATACAAAATGCCCCGTTTCTGTACTTTTTCAGCGGAAATATGAATCTTGGTTTTTACAACTGGACGATTCCTTTCAGCTATCGTTTCACCAATCAGGGCAGTAAGTTTGATTATCAAATACCTTTTAAATTCAACCGACTCAGTTTACACCCCAAGTACAAGTGGATACAAGCTCACATAGGAGATGTAAATATGTCCTTTTCGCCCTATACTTTTAACGGTTTGCAGTTTACGGGAGGTGGCTTGGAGCTAAATCCAGAAAAATTTCCTGTTAAGGTGTCCTTAATGGGTGGTCGATTACAAAAAGCCATCGAATATGATGGCAATCCGCAAACCGTGCCTATGTACGAACGTTGGGGCTATGGAACCAAATTGATGTACAAAAGCAATGATGTAGAAGTGGGCGGTATTTTCTTTTTTGCTAAGGATAAACCCAATTCGCTTGAAGTTTTTATTCCTGATGAAAAGAAAATATATCCGTTGGAAAACCAAACCTATTCTCTGTTCGGAAAATACAAACCCTTGCATTTTGTGGAGGTTTTTGGCGAATACGCTCTCAGTAGGTTTTCATATACAAACGAAACGCCCAAAAATTATGCGGCTTATAACACGGGCATCAACTTTTTGATAGGAAAGACAAGTGTTGGATTGCGTTATGAATCCGTAGCCCCTGATTATAAAACTCTTGGAGCGTATTATTTTGTAAATGATATGGAGAATATTACGTTAAATGGTTCGATGCATCTTTTTCAAGGGAATGTAATGATTTCGGGGAGTATCGGAAAACAGCGAGATAACCTCAATGGTCAGAAAATCAAGCAATCCAATCAATGGGTAGGCTCGATGAACGTATCGGCAAAAGTGAATCAATCATTCACACTAACGGGTAGTTATAGTAATTTTACGATGTTTACCAACAAACAGACAAACCCTTTTGAAAAGCTCAACAATCCGCAATTATACGAGCAGCCTCAGGATTCGATTCGTTACAGACAAGTATCGCAAAATGTAGCCGTGAATCTTGCTTATACTCTTTCTGAAAATCAACAATTAACATTGAATTATACGCTCAATGATGTGGTAAATCGAGAGAATGAAATAGTTCGCAGAGGAGGTATTTCCCGATTTCATAACGCAGGAATAAATTATTCGTTGTTGTTTCCCAATGAGAAACTTTCTATAACGCCTTCGCTAAACTATACGCATAATTGGGCGGCTCGCGAAAAATCACAAATTTTCGGTCCCTCGATTTTGGTAACTAAAAGTTTTTTTGAAGATAAACTTTCTGCATCATTGGGTGGTAATTATAGCCGCTCTGTAGGTGTTCATACACAAGCAAATACTGCAAATATTCAATTGGGAGCAGGATATTCGCCTTGGAAAAATCACCAGTTTACTCTCAGTGCCGTACAATCTTTCCGCAATAGCCAATCTCAAAACGATTACCAAACCGGACAAGAAAGCAACATCAGCATCGGTTACACCTATCGTTTTGATAAAACAGAAATTCCTCTGCCTAAGTTCAAATTCAAGAAGAAAAAAGCAAGAAACAAGGAAAAAGATACAAGGAGCAAGGAAAAAGATACAAGGAATAAGGAGAAAAATAACATAAAAGAAAGAAAAATACTTTCTCCTGAGGAAAAATTGGAACAAGATTACCGAATGTTTGTTTTCCGATGCTTACAAAATCTGTATCGGCAGGCACATCAAGCGGACGGTTATTTAAAAAGTAATTTATTTGCCAAAAAACAACAATGGGACAAGGAAAAAACACCTCAGTCGGAAGCCGAATTCCGCAAGGCAGAGCAAGGATATGTCAATCATCTGTGGATGATGCAACAACTTGAAGGACTTACCCTACAAGATGTTATGGAAGAAAAAGGTCTTTTGCAAAACTTTGGGCAACTTCATAAAGAAGATATCTATAAAACGTTGCAAAAAGACATTACCGCCAAAGAAAAAACGGATTACATTTCCGTGTTGCTGGCTGATTTTTATCACAAAGCTTTTTCACAAACAAAAGATTAA
- a CDS encoding PKD domain-containing protein encodes MILSRIGYFCVCFVVLLGCAVEQNIPIEGNFEVLVVGERYNVPVRVRMLNKVQGADTFKWEFPGGSYTSSDVMHPEEIVYRQPGTHTITLHTSNVDGEQKTFQKHFTAFAELVASFDWQQQGSLHAPLTLVMQNNSQGAQAYQWHFEGGIPEYSSEKNPTVVFSQEGEFTISLEVINHSQRERMEKNIRVNPPLEVAFGWKNEYFENYQAPVRIFLSNQTKNATLGYHWQVTDGISTQESNEENPNFLLAREGKYQITLTAKNDKQTLSLSKEIIVEKGDNLLTFKDIKLGVNTAQNTIGCFFSSYLGRILTSEEITLETGKLIDFVYFGQNSSFSYNIFLSPDKVQETVFEKIPGATQSHFINKQENVGQTLLDVDGFDQLSSGSAIAPIDIVSYKNQAPFNKDLIPRIVLFQTSDGRKGAIKVKEYINAGLQSYILVDIKIQKIP; translated from the coding sequence ATGATTTTGAGCAGGATTGGATATTTTTGTGTCTGTTTTGTTGTGCTTTTGGGTTGTGCTGTAGAGCAAAATATTCCTATTGAAGGTAATTTTGAGGTTTTGGTTGTGGGGGAGCGATATAACGTTCCTGTGCGGGTTAGGATGCTCAACAAAGTACAAGGAGCTGATACCTTTAAGTGGGAGTTTCCGGGGGGTAGTTATACTTCGTCGGACGTAATGCATCCTGAAGAAATTGTGTACAGACAGCCAGGCACCCACACGATAACCTTGCACACATCGAATGTTGATGGAGAACAAAAAACATTTCAAAAACATTTTACTGCATTTGCAGAATTGGTTGCTTCTTTTGATTGGCAACAGCAAGGAAGTCTGCACGCTCCTCTTACACTAGTGATGCAGAACAACAGCCAAGGAGCTCAGGCGTACCAATGGCATTTTGAGGGTGGTATCCCCGAGTATAGTTCTGAAAAAAATCCGACCGTAGTTTTTAGTCAAGAAGGAGAATTTACAATAAGTTTGGAGGTGATTAATCATTCTCAACGTGAAAGAATGGAAAAAAACATTCGTGTCAATCCGCCTTTGGAGGTTGCTTTTGGTTGGAAAAATGAATATTTTGAAAATTACCAAGCACCTGTACGTATTTTTTTGAGCAATCAAACCAAAAATGCTACTTTGGGGTATCATTGGCAGGTTACCGACGGAATTTCTACGCAGGAAAGTAACGAAGAAAATCCGAATTTTTTACTCGCTCGTGAAGGAAAATACCAAATTACTCTGACCGCAAAAAATGATAAACAAACCCTTTCTTTAAGCAAAGAAATCATCGTTGAAAAGGGAGACAATTTATTGACTTTTAAAGATATAAAATTGGGTGTTAATACGGCTCAAAATACCATCGGTTGCTTTTTTTCTTCTTATTTGGGAAGAATTTTAACTTCGGAAGAAATTACCCTCGAAACAGGAAAACTCATTGATTTTGTTTATTTTGGGCAGAACTCTTCTTTCTCTTATAATATTTTTCTTTCTCCCGATAAAGTTCAAGAAACCGTTTTCGAAAAAATTCCCGGAGCCACACAAAGCCATTTTATCAACAAGCAAGAAAATGTAGGACAAACTTTGTTAGATGTTGATGGTTTTGACCAATTAAGTTCAGGCAGTGCAATTGCTCCAATAGATATTGTTTCTTATAAGAATCAAGCTCCTTTTAATAAAGATTTGATTCCCAGAATTGTACTTTTCCAAACTTCTGATGGAAGAAAAGGTGCGATTAAGGTAAAGGAATACATAAATGCTGGTTTACAATCCTACATACTGGTAGATATAAAAATACAAAAAATACCGTAA
- a CDS encoding Fic family protein, which yields MNLNHFNNAQIYNLHLFHTHLPPIFPMILFIKTKTLPLPNIENINLKMTVADSIEEYKRLDIENIFNYEEFHKILITSHSTRIEGSTLIYEECIELIQKGNTPGGKNILFSNQTLDHHQALNFIIKEADIGRNISKAFIQEIAAKVMRCTGELFTNINGTIDTSKGEFRKANVAAGSASFMHYSKVVPAVDNLVKELNDNFDSQKDSLSQLEFSFYAHYQLVNIHPFLDGNGRTSRLLMNFIQRKYQLPLGFVFAEDRFQYYDALNSVKKTESFREYYDFMFSQYQKYLQTEIDKQKKIGQEKELPFKFGRNK from the coding sequence ATGAATCTTAACCACTTTAACAACGCCCAAATATACAACCTTCATTTATTTCATACACATCTTCCACCAATCTTCCCGATGATTTTATTTATTAAAACCAAAACCCTACCTTTGCCAAACATTGAAAACATCAATCTTAAAATGACAGTAGCCGATTCCATAGAAGAGTATAAAAGATTAGATATCGAGAATATTTTTAATTATGAGGAATTTCATAAAATACTCATAACGAGTCATTCTACCCGTATCGAAGGTTCTACCCTTATCTACGAAGAATGCATTGAACTCATACAAAAAGGCAACACTCCCGGAGGGAAAAATATTCTGTTTTCAAACCAAACCTTAGACCATCATCAAGCTCTGAATTTCATTATAAAAGAAGCTGACATCGGTCGGAATATATCCAAAGCATTCATACAAGAAATTGCTGCAAAAGTGATGAGATGCACAGGAGAGCTCTTTACAAACATCAACGGAACCATAGATACCTCCAAAGGCGAATTCCGAAAAGCCAATGTTGCCGCAGGCTCAGCCTCTTTTATGCATTATAGTAAGGTTGTACCCGCAGTGGATAATTTAGTCAAAGAGCTAAACGATAATTTTGACAGTCAAAAAGATAGCCTTTCTCAATTGGAGTTTTCTTTCTATGCACATTATCAATTGGTGAACATTCATCCCTTTTTAGACGGAAATGGACGCACTTCAAGGCTTTTGATGAATTTTATACAGCGAAAATACCAATTGCCATTGGGTTTTGTATTTGCAGAAGACAGATTCCAATATTACGATGCTTTAAATTCCGTAAAAAAGACAGAAAGCTTTCGTGAATATTACGATTTTATGTTCAGCCAATACCAAAAATATCTGCAAACAGAAATCGATAAACAAAAGAAAATCGGACAAGAGAAAGAGCTACCTTTTAAGTTTGGACGTAACAAATAG
- a CDS encoding relaxase/mobilization nuclease domain-containing protein: MNNSATTRRISKIAVEYNGNDKGTARMVYSNNLLSENAEHQFKEMKTVANRNPKVKNWALTGYISPEKSIGDALTDQQLVDLTLKALRKVGVTEDNQIRLDIHNATKQKHIHFIVNRMNTCGKNTIKAHNIGERFGAAVREVCKEMHLKTDVEIGKEKKAEMLGALKMCLRTAKSFEELIAKMHQQGYRVTLSENVKVGVSGMRIVKHTDINEQTQREYLPGYKLSEITNQLKIKDIKEMINKNSEAFNTQKSFNEKGETIKTDFGQNYVERENNLLKNLFRPTYVSADDELVRKEKRNFKK, translated from the coding sequence ATGAATAACTCGGCAACGACTCGAAGAATTTCCAAAATTGCTGTGGAATATAACGGCAACGATAAGGGAACCGCTCGGATGGTGTATAGCAACAATTTACTTTCTGAAAATGCTGAACATCAGTTTAAAGAAATGAAAACTGTGGCGAATAGAAATCCTAAGGTAAAGAATTGGGCACTTACGGGATATATTTCCCCCGAAAAATCCATCGGTGATGCACTTACAGACCAACAACTGGTTGATTTGACCTTGAAAGCACTTCGGAAAGTGGGTGTAACGGAAGATAATCAAATTCGGTTGGACATCCACAATGCGACCAAACAGAAACATATTCACTTTATTGTTAATCGGATGAATACCTGCGGAAAGAATACCATCAAGGCACACAATATCGGCGAACGTTTTGGAGCAGCTGTGCGGGAGGTTTGCAAAGAAATGCATTTGAAAACCGATGTGGAAATTGGCAAGGAAAAGAAGGCAGAAATGCTTGGCGCTCTGAAAATGTGCTTAAGAACCGCCAAAAGTTTTGAAGAGCTAATTGCCAAAATGCACCAACAAGGCTATCGGGTCACACTTTCGGAGAATGTAAAGGTGGGCGTTTCGGGAATGCGAATTGTAAAACACACAGATATTAACGAGCAAACACAAAGGGAATATCTGCCGGGATACAAACTTTCTGAAATTACCAATCAACTGAAAATTAAAGACATCAAAGAGATGATAAATAAAAATTCGGAAGCATTTAATACTCAAAAATCTTTCAACGAAAAAGGTGAAACAATAAAAACGGATTTTGGACAAAATTATGTGGAAAGAGAAAATAACTTGCTTAAAAATCTTTTTCGTCCCACGTATGTATCTGCTGATGATGAACTTGTTAGAAAGGAGAAACGTAATTTTAAAAAATAA
- a CDS encoding plasmid mobilization protein: MKQDFLKEFVTQIFEHQEQKNAEEKRKNHFRDIGRKGGLARKNTPLFSKLISVRLTPKEYQKVNENAQRLNLKLSKYVRLLIMEKELKINEFKTDEVLLSYGTHFVRIKNLLRNREFSKLESKQEILKEIEIVTKLIYRYLYERGQK, encoded by the coding sequence ATGAAACAGGATTTTTTAAAAGAATTTGTCACCCAAATTTTCGAGCATCAAGAGCAAAAAAATGCAGAAGAAAAAAGGAAAAATCATTTTCGGGATATCGGCAGAAAAGGAGGACTGGCAAGGAAAAATACGCCTCTTTTTTCAAAATTGATTTCTGTACGGCTCACCCCAAAAGAATATCAAAAGGTAAACGAAAACGCCCAAAGGCTGAATCTGAAATTATCAAAATACGTCCGATTGCTGATTATGGAAAAAGAACTGAAAATCAATGAATTTAAAACGGACGAAGTGCTTTTGTCCTACGGAACTCATTTTGTAAGGATTAAAAATCTGCTACGAAATCGCGAATTTTCAAAGTTGGAAAGCAAACAAGAAATTTTGAAAGAAATTGAAATAGTTACTAAGCTTATTTATAGATATTTATATGAAAGGGGGCAAAAATAA
- a CDS encoding VapE domain-containing protein — MKETKLYHSSSAGQTIYDRAIAYLNKKYNIRYNSIALEYEIQLRENPKNWEILNINSLLIELSQSGIEITLAKLEILLRSHFIPQYNPLEEYFENLPEWDNFDAIGVLASYISTDNDPLFRYHLEKWLTRAVLCVFKKGYINKQCIVLTSEQNTGKSFFLRFLTPPELLPYYTENISVDKDGIIAICKNLICNLDELAVLSKADINILKSFISKSSVNVRLPYGRKAELLERICSFVGSTNRTDFLTDETGSVRWLVFEVTKINFAYTSEIDINKVWSQAYFNAFKRKNYDPELTVEDIEINERRNEKYSAISLEEEFINKYFEKSENIEDFLTASDVMLIVNTNLRVKLNIIKIGKVLTRQKYKRIKHPQKQTYGYLISKKIEIM, encoded by the coding sequence ATGAAAGAAACTAAACTTTATCATTCTTCCAGTGCTGGTCAGACCATATATGACCGAGCGATAGCTTACCTAAACAAAAAATACAACATCAGGTACAATAGCATTGCTCTGGAATATGAAATTCAGCTTAGGGAAAATCCCAAAAACTGGGAAATTCTCAATATCAATTCGTTATTGATAGAACTTTCCCAGTCAGGGATAGAAATTACGTTAGCAAAGTTGGAAATTCTTTTGCGAAGTCACTTTATTCCGCAGTACAATCCACTTGAGGAATACTTTGAGAACCTCCCCGAATGGGACAATTTTGATGCTATCGGAGTTCTAGCAAGCTACATCTCCACCGATAATGACCCGCTTTTCCGTTATCATCTGGAAAAGTGGCTTACACGGGCTGTACTTTGTGTATTCAAAAAAGGATATATCAACAAACAATGCATAGTGCTTACATCGGAGCAGAACACAGGTAAATCCTTTTTTTTACGTTTTCTTACACCACCCGAGCTGTTGCCGTACTATACTGAAAATATCTCAGTGGATAAGGATGGCATCATCGCTATTTGTAAGAATCTTATATGTAATTTGGACGAACTGGCAGTACTTTCTAAGGCAGACATAAACATCTTGAAATCATTTATTTCTAAGAGTTCGGTGAACGTTCGTCTTCCGTACGGACGAAAAGCAGAGCTTTTGGAACGCATCTGTTCGTTTGTTGGCTCTACCAACCGTACAGACTTTCTAACGGATGAAACGGGAAGTGTTCGCTGGCTCGTTTTTGAAGTGACGAAAATAAACTTTGCGTATACATCTGAAATTGATATAAATAAAGTTTGGTCACAAGCTTATTTCAATGCTTTTAAGAGAAAAAATTACGATCCGGAACTTACAGTCGAGGACATTGAAATTAATGAAAGGCGGAATGAAAAATATTCCGCAATTAGCCTTGAAGAAGAGTTTATCAACAAGTATTTCGAAAAATCCGAGAATATTGAAGATTTTCTCACCGCTTCTGATGTGATGTTGATAGTAAATACAAATTTAAGGGTGAAACTCAATATTATTAAAATCGGAAAAGTTCTTACGCGTCAAAAATATAAACGCATCAAACACCCGCAAAAACAAACTTACGGATATCTCATTTCTAAGAAGATAGAAATTATGTAA
- a CDS encoding helix-turn-helix domain-containing protein produces MNKEALEKAILLLTENQKKFNETIIQLLSLEIKPFYSKEEAALFLNLEPEYLYQLKHQRKIKAYRKEGQRKLYFRREDLIAYILSSSQNQEDEDFENEIVNHWNK; encoded by the coding sequence ATGAACAAAGAGGCGTTGGAAAAAGCAATCCTATTGCTTACTGAAAACCAAAAAAAATTTAATGAAACCATAATTCAGTTACTTTCACTGGAAATCAAACCTTTCTATAGTAAGGAAGAGGCTGCCCTATTCCTTAACCTTGAGCCAGAATATCTTTACCAACTGAAACATCAGAGAAAGATAAAGGCATACAGGAAAGAAGGACAGCGAAAACTTTATTTTAGGAGGGAAGACTTGATTGCTTACATTCTTTCATCAAGTCAAAATCAGGAGGACGAAGATTTTGAGAACGAAATCGTAAATCACTGGAACAAATAA
- a CDS encoding YheT family hydrolase, with protein sequence MPIIQSAYKPPFLFQQADISTIYSGKIRSVSGVIQKRERLELPDGDFLDIDWSYSGQKTNRCVIILHGLEGSAQRPYVLGTAKLFNQNGFDACAMNFRGCSGEDNRLLSSYHSGKSSDLEEVVKNVIHLGYTEIVIKGFSMGGNISLYYAGTHQLPQEVKTIIAVSTPCDLKGTSERLDQKRNWIYAQRFLITLKQKAREKFKQFPDKLVISEINSVKTLKDFDDLYTSKLNGFANAEDYYQKCSSLTVLSQITKPTLLLNAQNDSFLSESCFPKEIAKKMPHFYLEMPKYGGHVAFYDKGNVYYNEKRALQFCTEMMNKHTL encoded by the coding sequence ATGCCTATTATTCAATCCGCGTACAAACCACCGTTTTTATTTCAGCAAGCGGATATTTCTACCATTTATTCCGGAAAAATTAGAAGTGTATCGGGTGTAATCCAGAAAAGAGAGCGATTGGAACTGCCCGATGGTGATTTTTTGGATATAGATTGGAGTTATTCTGGGCAAAAAACGAATCGTTGTGTCATTATTTTGCACGGATTAGAAGGCTCAGCTCAACGACCTTACGTGTTGGGTACAGCAAAATTATTCAATCAAAACGGATTCGATGCTTGTGCGATGAATTTCAGAGGATGCAGTGGTGAAGACAATCGCTTACTTTCATCGTATCATTCGGGAAAATCTTCTGATTTGGAAGAAGTTGTAAAAAATGTGATTCACTTAGGATACACTGAAATTGTGATAAAAGGCTTTAGTATGGGCGGAAATATCAGTTTGTATTATGCTGGCACACATCAACTTCCGCAAGAAGTGAAAACAATAATTGCAGTTTCCACACCTTGTGATTTGAAGGGAACTTCAGAAAGGTTGGATCAAAAAAGAAATTGGATTTATGCCCAACGATTTTTGATAACATTGAAGCAGAAAGCCAGAGAAAAGTTCAAACAATTTCCTGATAAATTGGTGATTTCTGAAATAAATTCGGTAAAAACGTTAAAAGACTTTGATGATTTATATACTTCAAAATTAAATGGTTTTGCTAATGCAGAAGATTATTACCAAAAATGTAGCTCACTTACTGTTTTGAGCCAGATTACAAAACCGACTTTGCTTTTAAATGCTCAAAATGATTCGTTTCTTTCCGAAAGCTGTTTCCCGAAAGAAATTGCCAAAAAAATGCCTCATTTCTATCTGGAAATGCCAAAATATGGAGGTCACGTAGCGTTCTATGACAAAGGAAATGTGTACTATAATGAGAAAAGAGCGTTGCAATTCTGTACAGAAATGATGAATAAACACACATTGTAA